The Acidianus infernus genome window below encodes:
- a CDS encoding chromatin protein Cren7 produces MPKRKQKEIDVCPNCGTKVDKPVKTWNLVSPLPDAEGRITITIMGSYVCPNCGYKWRGVVSKIKAGGSSVEIQGKNGTVKKIGDEKPEKRDEGEIIELDLSDLDEEE; encoded by the coding sequence ATGCCAAAAAGAAAACAAAAAGAAATAGATGTTTGTCCTAACTGTGGTACAAAGGTAGACAAACCAGTTAAGACTTGGAATCTAGTTTCTCCTTTACCTGATGCAGAAGGTAGAATTACTATTACTATCATGGGATCTTACGTTTGTCCCAACTGCGGCTATAAGTGGAGAGGGGTAGTATCTAAGATAAAAGCAGGAGGTTCATCTGTGGAAATTCAAGGAAAAAATGGTACAGTTAAAAAGATTGGCGACGAAAAACCAGAGAAAAGAGATGAGGGAGAAATCATAGAGCTTGATTTAAGTGATCTAGATGAAGAAGAGTGA
- the gcvT gene encoding glycine cleavage system aminomethyltransferase GcvT: protein MFKTPLSTVEEKIGANFGEFAGWEMPMDYTSYQDEHMAVRQSAAFFDLSHMGRIRIKGKKEELDKIVTRSLLSENFRMIGPSAMLNEKGGFIDDIMIYKVSDTEFLMVTNAINREKDVNWIKHNSSLEVEDLTFDYAMLAIQGRRVWELLGYKTNLQPLQFVLNSNFLGEDVFLLSRSGWTGEDGLEVWAKAEVAERIINKLMEKGIKPAGLIARDSLRQEMGFVLYGEDIDENTTPVEARYWVFDLDKNFIGKEKIDEQLKNGVKRIRVGFKLQKGIRAIPRHGYKIRILETEVGEVTSSTYSPYLGRVIGMGYINSSNAFFGFHANIEIRGKDYRAKISDFPLI from the coding sequence TTGTTTAAAACTCCTCTTTCAACAGTTGAAGAGAAGATAGGTGCAAATTTTGGAGAATTTGCTGGATGGGAAATGCCAATGGATTATACTTCTTATCAAGACGAGCACATGGCTGTAAGGCAAAGTGCTGCGTTTTTTGACCTTTCTCACATGGGTAGAATAAGAATAAAAGGAAAAAAAGAAGAGCTAGATAAGATAGTAACTAGATCATTATTATCTGAAAACTTTAGGATGATAGGGCCTTCTGCAATGCTAAATGAGAAGGGTGGATTTATAGACGACATTATGATTTACAAGGTGTCAGATACAGAGTTTTTAATGGTGACTAATGCTATCAATAGAGAGAAAGATGTCAACTGGATAAAACATAATTCTTCGCTGGAAGTCGAGGACTTAACTTTCGATTATGCTATGCTAGCAATACAAGGTAGGAGAGTTTGGGAATTATTAGGATATAAAACGAATCTACAACCTTTACAGTTTGTTTTAAATTCAAATTTTCTAGGAGAAGATGTATTCTTATTAAGTAGATCTGGATGGACTGGAGAAGACGGTTTAGAAGTTTGGGCTAAGGCGGAGGTTGCTGAGAGGATAATAAATAAACTAATGGAAAAAGGAATTAAACCGGCAGGACTAATAGCTAGGGATAGTTTAAGGCAGGAAATGGGATTTGTATTATATGGAGAGGATATAGATGAAAACACGACGCCAGTAGAGGCTAGATATTGGGTCTTTGATTTAGATAAAAATTTTATAGGAAAGGAAAAAATTGATGAACAACTCAAGAATGGCGTAAAAAGAATAAGAGTTGGGTTTAAATTGCAAAAAGGTATAAGGGCTATACCTCGTCATGGTTATAAGATAAGAATCCTAGAAACAGAAGTAGGAGAAGTAACTAGTTCGACTTATTCACCATATTTAGGTAGGGTAATAGGCATGGGTTATATTAATTCATCTAATGCATTCTTTGGATTTCACGCTAATATAGAAATTAGAGGCAAGGACTATAGAGCTAAAATCTCAGACTTTCCATTAATCTAG
- a CDS encoding ribbon-helix-helix protein, CopG family — protein sequence MRVITFKAEEELLQKLDLYAANRRLTRSEIIRDAIRKYLEE from the coding sequence ATGAGAGTAATAACATTTAAAGCAGAAGAAGAGTTGTTACAAAAGCTCGATTTATATGCAGCTAATAGGAGATTAACTAGGAGCGAAATTATAAGGGATGCAATTAGGAAATATTTAGAGGAATAA
- a CDS encoding signal peptidase I, with product MKKSDIAIIIFIAFVYILFFTNIITTASVEGVSMYPVFQNGALTFYGPPENIQYHNVIIYKSPEYGIYVIHRVVGIDGNHYITQGVDNISNPYPDNRIGLEPPQGIPSTDVIGKVTEVNGYIISVPYLGYLSILFSYL from the coding sequence ATGAAGAAGAGTGACATTGCAATAATTATTTTTATAGCTTTTGTTTATATTCTATTCTTTACTAATATAATTACTACTGCAAGCGTAGAAGGAGTATCGATGTATCCGGTTTTTCAGAACGGCGCGCTAACGTTTTACGGTCCGCCAGAAAATATACAATATCATAATGTTATAATTTATAAATCTCCCGAATACGGAATTTATGTTATCCACAGAGTTGTTGGCATAGATGGCAATCATTACATTACACAAGGCGTTGATAATATATCAAATCCATATCCTGATAATAGAATTGGGTTAGAACCACCACAAGGAATTCCTAGTACAGATGTAATAGGAAAAGTAACTGAAGTCAATGGTTATATAATTTCAGTACCATATTTAGGTTATCTTTCTATATTATTTTCCTATCTCTGA
- a CDS encoding proteasome assembly chaperone family protein has product MNKLSFEIRESYIPQLTKPSYMIIGLPDAGLVGEIATEFLIEKGGFKEYGEVFSKKYIPPVMHVTNGVAKSPLRVYHNINTIILHAWTALPASSAYPLAEFIVDYAKKYGIDTIISITGVPIPNRLDIEKPTAYWIASEEGLSEELSKTNLMQKFDDGYIAGPYAPILLEASRKNVRNFVVVVESFLDIPDPEASAVALDIISKYIGFSIDVSSLLKEAEEIRAKIKGLMEQTKKELPSYSSVRPMSYA; this is encoded by the coding sequence GTGAATAAATTGTCGTTTGAGATTAGAGAATCGTACATTCCTCAATTAACTAAACCAAGTTATATGATAATTGGATTGCCAGATGCAGGCCTAGTTGGAGAAATTGCTACAGAATTTTTAATAGAAAAAGGAGGATTCAAGGAATATGGCGAAGTTTTTTCCAAGAAATACATTCCGCCAGTTATGCATGTTACTAATGGTGTTGCTAAGTCTCCTCTAAGGGTATATCATAACATTAACACAATAATATTACATGCATGGACGGCATTACCTGCGTCTTCAGCGTATCCGTTGGCAGAGTTTATAGTTGATTATGCTAAGAAATACGGGATAGATACAATCATTTCTATTACCGGTGTTCCAATACCTAATAGGTTAGATATAGAAAAGCCTACTGCCTATTGGATAGCAAGTGAGGAAGGACTATCAGAAGAATTGTCAAAGACTAATTTAATGCAAAAATTCGATGACGGGTATATTGCAGGTCCTTATGCACCTATATTACTTGAAGCGTCAAGGAAAAATGTTAGAAATTTTGTAGTAGTTGTTGAATCTTTCCTTGATATACCGGACCCAGAAGCTTCTGCAGTGGCATTGGATATTATATCAAAATATATAGGCTTTAGTATAGATGTCAGCTCTTTACTTAAAGAAGCAGAAGAAATAAGGGCTAAAATTAAAGGCTTAATGGAGCAAACTAAGAAAGAACTTCCGTCATATTCTTCTGTAAGGCCTATGAGCTATGCGTGA
- the gcvPB gene encoding aminomethyl-transferring glycine dehydrogenase subunit GcvPB produces MWRQANWDEPLIYELSSNKKRKQGIIIPEENIDVKIDIPEKIKRKNDLEIPELSELEVVRHFIRLSQQNFGVDLGMMPLGSCTMKYNPKVEELTSRVVENYHPLQDEDTVQGILEMMYEMQKWLAEMTGMDECSLQIPAGAAGELAGVLMIKKYHKTKNRERDEMLVADTAHGTNPASAAMSGYKVIYIKSNQEGLVDIDILKEVVNSKTAGLMLTNPNTLGLFEENILEISKIIHSVDGVLYYDGANLNGILGIARPGDMGFDIVHINLHKTFAVPHGGGGPGAGAICAKGELKEYLPYPIVDKEGGKYVLRTPVKTIGKIASFYGNIGNVIRAYVYILGLGPQGVSQVGKMSTLATNYLISKLKDVKGLELLAPHRPRKHEVVFSAKPLLNDKGVTALDIAKALLDRGFYAPTIYFPGIIEEALMIEPTETEPKETLDKFIETLKEILEESYKDPEKIRQTPQNTSVKRLDQVKANHPTSVTPSYRVLRLREKGVIKILK; encoded by the coding sequence TTGTGGAGACAAGCTAATTGGGACGAGCCACTTATTTACGAATTATCAAGTAACAAAAAAAGAAAACAAGGAATTATAATACCAGAAGAGAATATAGATGTAAAAATTGACATACCAGAGAAAATTAAGAGGAAAAATGATCTTGAAATTCCAGAATTAAGTGAATTGGAAGTTGTAAGACACTTTATAAGACTTTCACAACAGAACTTTGGCGTAGACTTAGGAATGATGCCGCTAGGATCATGCACTATGAAATATAACCCTAAAGTTGAGGAGTTAACTAGTAGAGTAGTGGAAAATTATCACCCATTACAAGATGAGGATACTGTACAAGGAATTCTAGAAATGATGTACGAAATGCAGAAATGGCTAGCAGAAATGACGGGAATGGATGAATGCAGTCTTCAAATCCCTGCAGGAGCCGCAGGAGAATTAGCTGGAGTTTTGATGATTAAGAAATATCATAAAACTAAAAATAGGGAAAGAGATGAAATGTTAGTTGCAGATACTGCCCACGGAACTAATCCTGCAAGTGCTGCAATGAGTGGATATAAAGTAATTTATATTAAATCTAATCAAGAAGGGCTTGTCGATATTGATATACTAAAAGAAGTAGTTAATTCAAAAACTGCGGGATTAATGCTTACAAATCCTAATACTTTAGGATTATTTGAGGAAAATATATTGGAGATATCTAAGATAATCCATTCTGTAGATGGAGTATTATATTACGACGGTGCAAATTTAAATGGTATACTAGGAATTGCAAGACCTGGAGATATGGGATTCGATATAGTTCATATAAACTTGCATAAGACATTTGCAGTGCCGCATGGCGGTGGAGGACCTGGAGCAGGAGCAATTTGTGCTAAAGGCGAACTAAAAGAATATTTGCCATATCCAATAGTTGATAAAGAAGGAGGTAAGTATGTTTTAAGGACTCCAGTAAAAACTATTGGTAAAATAGCCTCCTTCTATGGTAACATAGGGAATGTTATAAGAGCCTATGTTTATATATTAGGTTTAGGACCTCAAGGTGTTTCACAAGTAGGGAAAATGAGCACGTTAGCTACTAATTATTTAATTTCTAAGCTTAAAGATGTTAAAGGCTTAGAATTATTAGCGCCACATAGACCAAGAAAACATGAGGTCGTATTTAGTGCAAAACCTTTGCTTAACGACAAAGGAGTTACTGCATTAGATATTGCTAAGGCGTTATTAGATAGAGGCTTTTATGCCCCAACTATTTACTTTCCAGGAATTATAGAAGAAGCATTAATGATAGAACCTACTGAAACCGAGCCTAAAGAGACTTTAGATAAATTCATAGAGACATTAAAGGAAATTCTAGAGGAAAGTTATAAAGATCCAGAAAAAATACGTCAAACTCCTCAGAATACTAGTGTAAAAAGATTAGACCAAGTTAAAGCCAATCATCCTACTAGTGTAACACCGTCTTATAGAGTACTTAGGCTTAGAGAAAAAGGTGTAATAAAAATATTAAAATAG
- a CDS encoding SufD family Fe-S cluster assembly protein, with protein sequence MPLVDIDSAKSFLSSLENRSEREELFSIYERLPYQLINDSPTVKHYTRWENLDKLNLKIESLDRKGGVNYPSIPGYVRVVIHNNLVKETPLEFSSSVGNSLIKPEDHKLVSLTLSLSRKLEIKQGGKYLIYHYTDLEGNFSPINVEIKVPEGESTDVIYYSENKGKSMNSAVISALVSKNSSLNLTLVNKGNSSYNFVYSKAKIEGSINTYIISSGFSEGHVEYHSYLEEGAQAFFSSRALGVENNNIDVITNVYHDGPKSVSNGFMKSVSSGSSFVVTRGDARINEQAIDSSTSIIGKAIMLGESTAVVAPMLEVRTGRVITAKHSASVSKVPEDLIFYLQNRGFDKKSAEGLIIRGFMEEEGDTEIVKKLIDEIITSLGY encoded by the coding sequence ATGCCTTTAGTCGATATAGATTCAGCCAAAAGTTTTCTTTCTTCTTTAGAAAATAGATCTGAGAGAGAGGAGCTCTTTTCAATTTATGAAAGATTACCTTATCAGTTAATTAATGATTCACCTACAGTTAAACATTATACACGATGGGAAAATTTAGATAAGCTTAATTTAAAAATAGAAAGTTTAGACAGAAAAGGGGGAGTCAATTATCCTAGTATTCCAGGCTATGTAAGGGTTGTAATTCATAATAATTTGGTGAAAGAAACACCATTAGAATTTTCATCCAGTGTTGGAAATTCATTAATAAAACCGGAAGACCACAAGCTAGTATCCTTAACTCTTTCTCTATCAAGGAAGTTGGAAATCAAACAAGGCGGGAAATACTTAATTTATCATTATACTGACTTAGAAGGAAATTTTTCTCCAATAAATGTTGAGATTAAGGTTCCAGAAGGAGAAAGTACTGACGTAATATATTATTCCGAAAATAAGGGTAAATCTATGAATTCTGCTGTAATTTCTGCATTAGTAAGTAAGAACTCTTCACTTAACCTTACTTTAGTAAACAAGGGTAACTCAAGCTATAACTTTGTTTACTCAAAGGCTAAGATCGAAGGTTCCATTAATACTTATATAATATCTTCTGGTTTCTCAGAAGGTCACGTAGAATACCATTCTTATCTAGAAGAAGGCGCACAAGCATTCTTTAGTTCTAGAGCTTTAGGCGTTGAGAATAATAATATAGATGTAATAACTAATGTTTATCACGACGGTCCTAAAAGCGTCAGTAACGGATTTATGAAATCGGTTTCATCTGGTTCCTCTTTTGTAGTTACTAGAGGAGATGCAAGAATTAACGAGCAAGCAATAGATTCTTCAACTTCGATAATTGGTAAAGCAATAATGTTAGGCGAATCTACTGCCGTTGTGGCACCAATGTTAGAAGTTAGAACTGGCAGAGTTATAACAGCTAAGCACTCAGCTTCAGTTTCTAAGGTTCCAGAGGATTTGATATTTTACCTTCAGAACAGAGGATTTGACAAGAAATCCGCGGAAGGTTTAATAATAAGGGGCTTTATGGAGGAAGAAGGAGATACTGAAATTGTTAAGAAATTAATAGATGAAATAATTACATCATTAGGTTATTAG
- the gcvH gene encoding glycine cleavage system protein GcvH — MGEIKVGKYIVLDDRLYTETDEWVKIDGDVAVVGITDYAQKKLRDIVGIELPKVNQEVKAGDPVGTIESVKAASDLYSPLSGIVVEVNEGLETSPEIINKDPYGEGWMFKIKIKDKSEAQRLLTPEKYIEKIRGE, encoded by the coding sequence TTGGGAGAAATAAAAGTGGGAAAATACATAGTCCTAGATGATAGACTTTATACTGAAACTGACGAATGGGTAAAGATTGATGGGGACGTTGCTGTAGTGGGAATAACTGATTATGCCCAAAAGAAGTTAAGGGACATTGTTGGAATTGAATTACCTAAGGTTAATCAAGAAGTTAAAGCTGGAGATCCGGTTGGAACTATAGAGTCAGTTAAGGCGGCTTCGGATCTTTATTCACCATTAAGTGGTATAGTAGTAGAGGTAAATGAGGGGCTTGAAACTTCTCCAGAAATTATAAATAAAGATCCTTACGGCGAAGGTTGGATGTTCAAGATTAAAATTAAAGACAAATCGGAGGCTCAAAGGCTATTAACTCCAGAAAAATATATTGAGAAAATAAGAGGTGAATAA
- the gcvPA gene encoding aminomethyl-transferring glycine dehydrogenase subunit GcvPA, whose amino-acid sequence MDYHPWLPNLDYENEMIREIGVNSIDDLFKDIPEEIKLKRLLNVGYSKPLSEYEIYLRLLELENKNTKLRMPPFLGGGVCPHYVPEAVKFVISRSEFYTSYTPYQPEISQGLLQALFEYQSLMADLLEMEVVNSSMYEWGSALAEAVLMAYRINGKKKVVIPASINPYHKKVLETWTYGKEIKIKEIPYTNEGKINLEVAEKEIDEETSAVYIQQPNFFGIFETDIEEIVDLAKKKGAITIMGVNPLSLSLIKPPGEYDIDIAVGDGQELGLPLNFGGPYMGIFATKWDGKLVRQMPGRLVGLTTDSEGKRGYTLILQTREQFTRREKATSNITTNEALMAIANAVYISLLGKSGLRKLAEEIYKRSHYALLEFEKKGIGKRKFNSDFFEEFTVSFPISYGKIHENLKARGIYGGLKISDNDAIFCVTEVHTKRMIDEMIEEVKKIVETS is encoded by the coding sequence ATGGACTACCACCCTTGGCTACCCAACCTTGATTATGAGAACGAAATGATTAGAGAAATAGGAGTAAATAGCATTGACGATCTATTTAAGGATATACCAGAGGAAATAAAATTAAAAAGATTATTGAATGTTGGTTATTCAAAACCTCTTTCAGAATATGAAATTTATTTAAGGCTTCTGGAACTTGAAAATAAGAACACTAAATTAAGAATGCCTCCATTTTTAGGAGGAGGAGTATGTCCCCATTATGTACCAGAAGCAGTAAAGTTTGTTATATCAAGGTCTGAGTTTTACACATCATACACTCCTTACCAACCAGAAATAAGCCAAGGCCTACTCCAGGCTTTATTCGAATATCAAAGTTTGATGGCGGATCTACTTGAAATGGAAGTGGTAAATTCGTCAATGTATGAGTGGGGATCTGCGTTAGCTGAAGCAGTATTAATGGCTTATAGGATAAACGGTAAGAAAAAGGTTGTAATTCCTGCATCAATTAATCCTTACCACAAAAAAGTCTTAGAAACTTGGACTTATGGGAAAGAGATAAAAATAAAGGAAATTCCTTATACTAATGAAGGAAAAATTAACTTAGAAGTTGCAGAGAAAGAAATAGATGAAGAAACTTCCGCTGTTTATATTCAACAACCAAACTTTTTTGGGATATTTGAGACTGACATTGAAGAAATAGTTGATTTAGCTAAAAAGAAAGGAGCCATTACGATTATGGGCGTGAATCCACTATCTTTAAGTTTAATAAAACCACCTGGAGAATACGATATTGATATCGCGGTAGGAGACGGCCAGGAACTAGGTTTACCGTTAAATTTTGGAGGACCTTATATGGGAATTTTTGCCACTAAATGGGACGGTAAATTAGTAAGGCAAATGCCTGGTAGACTAGTAGGATTAACTACAGATTCTGAAGGTAAAAGGGGTTATACTCTTATTTTGCAGACGAGAGAACAATTCACAAGAAGAGAAAAAGCTACTTCAAATATAACCACAAATGAAGCCTTAATGGCAATAGCTAACGCAGTATATATATCATTATTAGGAAAATCTGGTTTAAGGAAACTTGCAGAAGAAATATATAAGAGAAGTCATTATGCTCTTTTAGAATTTGAGAAAAAAGGTATTGGAAAAAGAAAGTTTAATTCTGATTTCTTTGAGGAATTTACAGTAAGTTTTCCCATAAGCTACGGTAAAATTCACGAGAATTTGAAAGCTAGAGGAATTTATGGAGGATTAAAAATCTCAGATAACGACGCAATATTTTGCGTCACTGAAGTACACACAAAGCGTATGATAGATGAAATGATAGAAGAGGTGAAAAAAATTGTGGAGACAAGCTAA
- the sufB gene encoding Fe-S cluster assembly protein SufB, translating into MTEEKVSVDINEILDAAIEAKYNRVDQIEFHRRVVESGLSRSTIEAISKAKKEPEWMLRLRLKSLELFEKLPTPNWLPDVLSSLNVSNLELYIKPDVERTDSWEQIPKEIREYYEKLGIPQSEQKVLGGLVAVFESEPIYANVKQELQKKGVVMMPPEEAMVKYPDIFKQYFMKIFPASDHKFAALHGALWSGGVFVYVPKGVKITTPVEGFFVIGTEMEGQFEHTLVIADEDSYIHFIEGCSAPQFKNFSFHDGMVELFANDNAHIKFTTIQNWSKNVINFNNKRAWANKNSVIEWVEGSLGSKYSFVYPSTILRGEGASSTSLVVTLASAEGDWKDSGSKMIHAAPHTRSRVVNKNIGFNGGVNVYRGLVKVNKGAVGSKAFVKCDSLMLDEKTKAYTFPHNQVFEEDADVAHEAHTFRMSEDQLFYLMSRGISEKEATSMLVLGFMDEIMRELPFEYAAMLNKVIKLELDKLGAVA; encoded by the coding sequence ATGACAGAAGAGAAAGTGTCAGTAGATATAAACGAGATACTTGATGCTGCCATAGAGGCCAAGTATAATAGAGTAGATCAAATTGAATTTCACAGAAGAGTTGTAGAAAGCGGATTATCTAGAAGTACAATAGAAGCAATTTCTAAGGCAAAGAAAGAACCAGAATGGATGTTAAGATTAAGGCTGAAATCTTTAGAGTTATTTGAAAAGCTTCCTACTCCTAACTGGCTACCTGACGTTTTAAGTTCACTTAATGTGTCTAACTTAGAATTATACATAAAACCAGATGTTGAAAGAACAGATAGCTGGGAACAAATTCCTAAAGAAATAAGGGAATACTACGAGAAGTTAGGTATTCCTCAATCTGAACAAAAAGTTTTAGGAGGATTAGTTGCAGTATTTGAGTCCGAGCCAATTTATGCCAATGTTAAACAAGAGTTACAGAAAAAAGGAGTAGTAATGATGCCACCAGAAGAGGCAATGGTAAAGTATCCTGATATATTTAAACAATACTTTATGAAAATATTCCCAGCTTCGGATCATAAGTTTGCTGCACTCCACGGAGCTTTATGGAGCGGAGGAGTATTCGTTTACGTTCCTAAAGGAGTTAAGATTACTACTCCAGTTGAAGGATTCTTTGTAATAGGAACTGAAATGGAAGGACAGTTTGAACACACTTTAGTTATTGCAGACGAAGATTCTTATATTCACTTTATTGAAGGCTGTTCTGCTCCACAGTTCAAGAACTTTTCATTCCACGATGGTATGGTAGAATTATTTGCAAATGACAATGCCCACATAAAGTTTACTACAATTCAAAACTGGAGTAAAAACGTAATAAACTTCAATAACAAGAGAGCTTGGGCAAACAAGAACTCAGTAATAGAATGGGTTGAAGGATCTTTAGGTTCAAAATACAGCTTCGTGTATCCGTCAACGATACTTAGGGGAGAAGGAGCTTCATCAACTAGCCTGGTAGTAACTTTAGCTTCTGCAGAAGGAGACTGGAAGGATAGTGGCTCAAAGATGATTCATGCAGCACCTCATACAAGAAGTAGGGTAGTTAATAAAAACATTGGATTTAACGGAGGAGTTAACGTTTATAGAGGTTTAGTTAAGGTCAATAAAGGTGCTGTAGGTTCAAAAGCATTTGTAAAGTGCGACTCATTAATGCTAGACGAAAAGACGAAGGCTTATACGTTCCCCCATAATCAAGTATTTGAAGAAGACGCTGATGTAGCTCACGAAGCTCACACTTTCAGGATGAGCGAAGATCAATTATTCTATCTAATGAGCAGAGGAATAAGCGAGAAAGAAGCTACTTCAATGTTAGTCCTTGGATTCATGGACGAAATAATGAGAGAATTGCCTTTTGAATACGCTGCAATGTTAAATAAAGTTATAAAATTAGAGTTAGATAAGTTAGGAGCAGTGGCATAA
- a CDS encoding AbrB/MazE/SpoVT family DNA-binding domain-containing protein: MEEFDNSKDIETRKVQKLGSSSLFITLPKKWINKWNIKPGDKILIEISDDGSLKLLAEKIKLLSNRKTIKIDIDAIKQPIPSMVLCLYSLGYDEIVFESKKQIVQKEIEDLVSTTKQMVGAEVTEASENRVKLECLLDAEKVGLESLLRRILNIISKKVDGIISYLSGEQPKDSELTQQEDLRRVYLMLLRHVIGSKYEVSSNLNKNFLVVMNAVILLNISRLIDRIDSTIKTTKLNEDTPILKEILQKINDLLDEVIMSILFPSMKRVSNGLNLINQINSLLQAFNDKSSIVYTSVVDIISNLQLALENSSCTLFLEDMPWIERNFNVVK, translated from the coding sequence TTGGAAGAGTTTGACAATTCCAAGGATATTGAGACTAGGAAAGTGCAAAAGTTAGGTTCTTCTTCACTTTTCATCACATTACCCAAAAAATGGATAAATAAATGGAACATTAAGCCTGGAGATAAAATTTTGATAGAAATTTCCGATGACGGTTCGCTTAAACTTCTTGCAGAGAAGATAAAGCTCTTATCTAATAGGAAAACAATAAAAATTGATATAGATGCTATAAAGCAACCAATACCAAGCATGGTTTTATGCCTTTATTCTTTAGGCTACGATGAAATAGTATTCGAGTCTAAGAAACAAATTGTTCAAAAAGAGATCGAGGACTTAGTTTCAACAACTAAACAAATGGTTGGTGCAGAAGTAACTGAAGCTTCAGAGAATAGAGTAAAATTAGAATGCTTATTGGATGCTGAAAAAGTAGGCCTAGAATCTCTATTAAGAAGAATTTTAAACATTATCTCAAAGAAAGTCGATGGAATAATATCTTATTTATCTGGAGAACAACCTAAAGATAGTGAATTAACCCAGCAGGAGGACTTAAGAAGAGTTTACTTAATGTTACTAAGGCATGTTATAGGAAGTAAATATGAAGTTTCTTCAAATTTAAATAAGAACTTTTTAGTAGTCATGAATGCTGTAATTTTACTTAATATCTCAAGACTAATAGATAGAATAGACTCTACGATAAAAACAACTAAACTTAATGAAGATACTCCAATTTTAAAGGAGATCTTACAGAAAATTAATGATCTATTAGACGAAGTAATAATGAGCATACTATTTCCTAGTATGAAGAGAGTAAGTAATGGGCTAAACTTAATAAATCAAATAAATTCATTGCTACAAGCATTTAATGATAAATCTTCAATAGTCTATACATCTGTTGTAGATATAATATCTAACTTACAATTGGCATTAGAAAATTCTTCTTGCACTTTATTTTTAGAAGATATGCCTTGGATAGAAAGAAACTTTAATGTTGTTAAATAA
- the sufC gene encoding Fe-S cluster assembly ATPase SufC — MSTLKIEDLHVEVEGKEIIKGISLEIKSGEVHAIMGPNGSGKTTLSLAIMGHPKYKITKGRILLDGEDITNLETDQKVKKGLFLAFQNPIEISGVKLSTLLVAEYNRIYGSNESVTQVFSKIASLSKSVGISDSLLNRGVFEGFSGGEKKRVEILQLQILKPKFAILDEPDSGVDVDGLKIISDVIKKVKEENNTGYLIITHYRRILDYVNADKIHVLYKGRIVASGSMELAKLIDEKGYEGVIKQ, encoded by the coding sequence ATGTCAACACTTAAGATAGAAGACCTTCACGTTGAAGTTGAAGGCAAGGAAATCATTAAAGGAATATCACTTGAGATAAAAAGTGGAGAAGTTCATGCAATAATGGGACCGAATGGTAGTGGAAAGACTACATTATCTTTAGCAATAATGGGACATCCTAAGTATAAAATAACAAAAGGAAGAATATTACTTGATGGAGAGGATATTACTAACCTTGAAACTGACCAGAAAGTTAAGAAAGGCTTATTTTTAGCTTTCCAAAATCCAATAGAAATTAGTGGAGTAAAACTATCTACACTTTTAGTTGCAGAATATAATAGAATATATGGAAGTAATGAATCAGTTACTCAAGTATTCTCTAAAATAGCTAGTTTATCTAAATCAGTAGGAATATCGGATAGTCTTCTCAACAGAGGAGTATTTGAAGGCTTTAGTGGTGGAGAGAAAAAGAGGGTGGAAATTCTTCAGTTGCAGATATTAAAGCCTAAATTTGCAATTTTGGACGAACCAGATTCTGGAGTTGACGTTGACGGTTTAAAGATAATTTCTGACGTGATAAAGAAGGTAAAAGAAGAGAATAATACTGGATATTTAATAATAACTCATTATAGGAGAATCTTAGATTATGTGAATGCAGATAAGATCCATGTGTTGTATAAAGGAAGAATTGTAGCAAGCGGAAGCATGGAACTAGCTAAATTAATAGATGAGAAAGGTTACGAAGGGGTAATAAAGCAATAG